The genomic region AAATGGAACGTAGTTTGGATTCATTGAAGATTGCTTCTGATGAGAAAGATGTATATATGGCATCCATTAAAGCGATCATTGACGGTGAAGTAGATGACGAAGAAGATTTCAAAGCAAATATCGTTAATACAGACCAAGTAGATGATATCGAAGTTGATTTAAAGAAAATTGACCCAGTTGATTCAATATTTAGAAGTGAATTTGAAGGTTTAGAAATTAAACCTGCGGCAGTCACTTCGATATATCAAGGTATAGAAGATGTTTTCTTTTTTCCACCAGTATCGAATGGTGTACTTTCTAAGAAATTTAATCTAAAGGAAGGACATTATGGTGTTGATGTATTGGCAAAAAGAAATGAAGGGATAAAGGCAATTGCTGATGGAACTGTAATTATGGCCTCATGGACTCAAGATTCAGGGTACGTCATTGGAGTTCAACATAAAGGTCAAGTAATATCATTTTACAAGCATAACTCTGTTCTACTGAAAAAAGTTGGGGAGACGGTTCGTACAGGTGATATTATTGCAATCATTGGTAATAGTGGAGAAATGACAGATGGACAACATCTTCATTTTGAACTTTGGTATAATGGAATACCAGTTGACCCTGTTGATTTTATCGCATTTGAATAAAATCTATTGATATTGAATGTACTTCATTAACGATTAAAAATATTTTTACAGAATAATTATTATGGGATTATTTGGAAACGCAGAAGAAGCAAAAAAAGTGGTACCACAACAGTCAGGTAATGTAACTAACAACTCTATTGGCCAAGGAACTACATTAAAAGGTGATGTAGAAACACATGGTATCTTAAGAATGGACGGTAAATTAATTGGTAATTTACAATGTCATTCAAAATTATTCTTAGGTAATGATGGGCAAGTCGAAGGTGATGTTTTTGCTCAGAATGCTGAAATTGAAGGCGAAATTCATGGTAAGATTGAAGTTGCTGAAAATTTAATCTTAAGAAGCTCAGCAGTAGTTCATGGTGATATCATCACTAAATCGTTAACTATTGATCCAGGAGCAGTCTTTAATGGACAATGTCAAATGGGTAAAGAGCGTCCTCTTTTAGCTTCTTCTACAGCATCTTCATCAGAGAGTATCTCAGTGGAGCAAAAGGAAGCAGAAAAAGATGAAGCAGCCCAATAAGAAAGATAAGTACGTCGAAAAGTATTCGACATTTCTTAAATATTCATCCGTAAGTACAGAAATGATA from Flammeovirga agarivorans harbors:
- a CDS encoding M23 family metallopeptidase → MKKQGKTLSEWLTTRFVLVVRDEETFAERAAYRFSYVKILLVLGMLFTVLGGLSFVLATTLLAKIFDPRVAYRETDRKLIEMERSLDSLKIASDEKDVYMASIKAIIDGEVDDEEDFKANIVNTDQVDDIEVDLKKIDPVDSIFRSEFEGLEIKPAAVTSIYQGIEDVFFFPPVSNGVLSKKFNLKEGHYGVDVLAKRNEGIKAIADGTVIMASWTQDSGYVIGVQHKGQVISFYKHNSVLLKKVGETVRTGDIIAIIGNSGEMTDGQHLHFELWYNGIPVDPVDFIAFE
- a CDS encoding bactofilin family protein → MGLFGNAEEAKKVVPQQSGNVTNNSIGQGTTLKGDVETHGILRMDGKLIGNLQCHSKLFLGNDGQVEGDVFAQNAEIEGEIHGKIEVAENLILRSSAVVHGDIITKSLTIDPGAVFNGQCQMGKERPLLASSTASSSESISVEQKEAEKDEAAQ